One Xyrauchen texanus isolate HMW12.3.18 chromosome 46, RBS_HiC_50CHRs, whole genome shotgun sequence DNA segment encodes these proteins:
- the LOC127638618 gene encoding protein brawnin has translation MPAGVSWPRYLRMFAASVLSMFAGAQAVHQYYRPDLTIPEVPPKPGELRTELLGLRARQTDSENQ, from the exons ATGCCAGCAGGTGTATCTTGGCCAAGATACCTAAGAATGTTTGCTGCCAGTGTGTTGTCAATGTTTGCTGGAGCACAGGCTGTTCATCAGTATTACCGTCCAGATTTG ACCATTCCCGAGGTCCCACCAAAGCCTGGAGAACTGCGAACAGAACTTCTTGGTTTGAGAGCAAGACAGACAGACTCAGAGAATCAATGA
- the LOC127638368 gene encoding 5'-nucleotidase domain-containing protein 3-like has protein sequence MPTMFLSLLNLVRNKDSFLSLITHFKHLHTRSRTWSVNSSTPWMIRSRGQVFGPVSRRQVPVEQLTAANMCTGSCSEEDKTSWLWSVYNETKKQTQDLIPVISNNFVNPDTIFANNEMSLQDIEIYGFDYDYTLAFYSSHLHTLIFSIARDILIQEHRYPEGLREYEYIPNFVIRGLHYDVQKALLMKIDAFHYIQLGTVYRGLNPVPDKEVIAMYEGSHVPLEIMSDFYGKSSHGHTMKQFMDIFSLPEMTLLSCVNDYFMKHNIDYEPVHLYKDVKEAIGDVHVKGMMYRAVEADIEKYICYAEQTHAVLQKLSKNGKKMFLITNSPFDFVDRGMNYIVGKDWRDLFDVVIVQADKPGFFNDRRKPFRRVTDRGVLLWDRIHHLEKGHIYKQGNLYEFLRLTGWRGSKVLYFGDHIYSDLADLTLKHGWRTGAIIPELRKEIKIMNTEEYVHTMTWLQALTGLLEQMQVHRDPVSQTVTQQWINEREEMRLRTKDIFNAQFGSIFRTYHNPTYFSRRLSRFADIYMPSLSCLLNYDFQHTFYPRRTPLQHESPIWPEQTSLGAINIPFQSHRTKSGSE, from the exons ATGCCGACCATGTTCTTGTCCCTTTTAAACCTTGTCCGAAATAAGGATAGCTTTTTGAGTCTAATAACACACTTTAAGCATCTGCACACTAGAAGCAGGACATGGTCTGTAAACAGCAGCACGCCGTGGATGATTCGCTCAAGGGGACAGGTATTTGGTCCCGTGTCCCGGAGGCAGGTCCCTGTGGAGCAACTGACAGCAGCGAACATGTGCACCGGCTCCTGTAGTGAAGAAGACAAGACCAGCTGGCTCTGGTCCGTTTACAATGAAACCAAAAAGCAAACACAAG ATTTAATCCCTGTCATATCAAACAACTTTGTGAACCCTGACACCATCTTTGCTAATAATGAGATGAGTCTGCAGGACATAGAGATATATGGGTTTGACTATGACTACACATTGGCTTTTTACTCCAGTCACCTACACACCCTGATTTTCAGCATCGCCCGGGACATCCTCATCCAGGAGCACAGG TATCCAGAGGGACTGAGGGAGTATGAGTACATCCCTAATTTTGTAATTCGTGGTCTGCACTATGATGTTCAAAAG GCCTTACTGATGAAGATTGACGCCTTTCATTATATCCAGTTGGGTACAGTATACAG AGGTCTTAATCCTGTGCCAGATAAGGAGGTCATTGCTATGTACGAGGGCTCCCACGTACCCCTCGAGATCATGAGTGACTTCTACGGCAAG AGTTCTCATGGTCACACCATGAAGCAGTTCATGGATATATTCTCCCTGCCAGAAATGACACTACTCTCCTGTGTTAATGACTACTTCATGAAGCACAATATCGACTATGAACCTgttcatctttataaagacgtcaAG GAAGCCATAGGAGACGTCCACGTCAAAGGAATGATGTATCGAGCAGTAGAGGCTGATATTG agaAGTACATCTGTTACGCTGAACAGACACATGCTGTTTTACAGAAGCTCTCTAAGAATGGAAAGAAGATGTTTTTGATTACCAACAGCCCATTTGATTTTGT AGATCGAGGTATGAACTACATAGTTGGAAAAGACTGGCGGGACCTGTTTGATGTTGTCATAGTGCAGGCTGACAAGCCGGGCTTTTTCAACGACAGGAGGAA GCCATTCAGGCGAGTTACTGATAGGGGCGTGTTATTATGGGACAGGATTCACCACCTTGAGAAAGGGCATATCTATAAACAG GGAAACCTGTATGAGTTTTTGCGGCTTACAGGCTGGAGGGGCTCAAAAGTCTTGTACTTTGGAGATCACATTTATAGTGACCTTGCA GACCTCACACTGAAACATGGTTGGAGAACAGGAGCTATCATTCCTGAGTTACGAAAGGAGATAAAAATCATGAACACTGAGGAATATGTCCACACTATGACCTGGCTGCAGGCCCTGACCGGGCTGTTGGAACAAATGCAG GTGCACAGAGATCCTGTGTCACAAACAGTGACTCAGCAATGGATCAATGAAAGGGAGGAAATGAG GTTACGGACTAAAGACATCTTCAACGCCCAGTTTGGGAGTATTTTCCGTACGTACCACAACCCAACCTACTTCTCGCGTCGTCTCTCACGGTTTGCAGACATCTATATGCCCTCCCTCAGCTGTCTGCTGAACTATGACTTCCAGCACACATTCTACCCTAGACGCACCCCCCTGCAACACGAGTCGCCCATCTGGCCAGAGCAAACCAGCCTCGGAGCAATAAACATCCCCTTCCAGAGCCACAGGACAAAGTCTGGATCAGAGTAG
- the LOC127638421 gene encoding uncharacterized protein LOC127638421 isoform X2 — MTSNIETRRRNLCGDSEKQDNSEDHDDFGGHLPGSSGERVCVAHIHTEASDGHSPCLQQTSSTFTPKWPQQTRSLSDEIFHENPCKTTISAENEVEAQKLANNYKFGFRKWKSHVTERPLEVRSDIVKELYSELNAIKPHSGSLFTCGNVLYVFLFGWWISLVYVLVGVLMFLTVIGIPYGKLCWHLSCYFLWPFGKSIEKANISLPTYSVKIFKDNIFLKAEEDGKPSSPLLLPTPVEETIEEPTESQQDDRYWCRLSTYVWLLVGYPLLALTHSVVCLLSWLLVFTIPVAKMSSKTLHSILLMPPERIQISAASVAKEQECQVILCCYHAVNLYYYKYTVDGINVFAVNLLPLVIVSLVIGYVDKTNQFASSEVKFATAVSSIIPLSYYIGMGIASISAQSNFAVGAVVNATFGSITELSFYITALLRGHHQGNKCLHEIVKAALTGTLLGCILFIPGICMIIGGLRYTEQRFNSRSAGVSSSLLFISIGGVFAPTLFSKAYGNLVCENCTNSTGTNSSGSFMCKNCHYDLSENSYSLFHSHIEPLVYTISVLLPVSYIIGLIFTLKTHSHIYDIHIGDGTGHHGASVHWSRWRALLILIVATVLMSACADLTSEHIQPILSHSSISQYFIGVTLLAMLPEIPEIVNGIQFALQNKISLSLEVGSCIAVQVCMIQIPILILFNFIYDVGFVLIFSDLHLWASIFSVILVNFIFMDGKSDYFQGSALVVVYLILLAMYFFAPSPAGC, encoded by the exons ATAATTCAGAGGATCATGATGATTTTGGAGGTCACCTCCCGGGCTCATCCGGTGAAAGGGTTTGCGTTGCTCACATTCACACTGAAGCTAGTGATGGGCACTCTCCCTGTTTACAACAAACAAGCAGCACCTTCACACCTAAATGGCCACAGCAAA CACGCAGCCTTAGTGATGAAATATTTCACGAGAACCCGTGCAAGACCACTATAAGTGCTGAAAATGAAGTAGAGGCCCAAAAACTCGCAAATAATTATAAG TTTGGATTCAGGAAATGGAAAAGCCATGTGACAGAGCGGCCGTTAGAGGTCAGATCAGACATTGTGAAGGAACTATACTCTGAGCTAAATGCTATTAAACCACACTCAG GTTCTTTGTTTACTTGTGGCAATGTACTTTACGTTTTTCTGTTTGGCTGGTGGATTTCTCTGGTTTATGTTCTTGTTGGTGTCCTAATGTTCCTTACAGTCATTGGAATCCCCTATG GGAAACTCTGCTGGCATTTGTCCTGCTATTTTCTGTGGCCATTTGGGAAATCAATCGAAAAG GCTAATATCTCATTGCCAACATACAGTGTGAAGATCTTTAAAGATAATATCTTTCTAAAGGCAGAAGAAGATGGAAAGCCTTCCTCTCCTCTCTTACTGCCCACACCTGTGGAGGAGACGATAGAAGAGCCCACAGAAAGTCAACAGGATGACCGCTACTGG TGTCGTTTAAGCACATATGTTTGGCTCCTGGTGGGTTACCCTCTCCTGGCCCTCACACACTCTGTAGTGTGTCTGCTCTCCTGGCTGCTGGTTTTCACCATCCCTGTGGCCAAGATGAGCAGCAAGACCCTACACAGCATCCTACTCATGCCTCCTGAACGCATTCAGATCAGCGCAGCCTCAGTG gcTAAAGAGCAGGAATGCCAAGTTATTCTTTGCTGCTACCATGCAGTAAACCTCTACTACTATAAATACACAGTAGACGGGATCAATGTTTTTGCTGTCA ATCTCTTACCATTAGTTATTGTGTCATTGGTAATTGGTTATGTGGACAAAACAAACCAGTTTGCCAGCTCTGAAGTCAAGTTTGCCACAGCAGTCAGCTCCATCATCCCGCTGTCATATTACATTGGCATGGGTATTGCAAG TATTTCGGCTCAGAGTAACTTTGCTGTTGGGGCAGTGGTGAACGCCACGTTCGGTTCCATTACGGAGTTGAGCTTTTACATCACAGCCTTGCTCCGAGGTCATCACCAGGGAAATAAGTGTCTGCATGAGATAGTGAAGGCGGCTCTTACCGGAACATTGCTGGGCTGCATCCTATTTATACCA GGGATCTGTATGATAATTGGAGGGCTCAGGTACACAGAGCAGAGGTTTAACAGCCGCTCAGCAGGGGTCAGCTCCTCTCTGCTTTTCATATCAATAGGGG GAGTGTTTGCCCCTACACTCTTCTCTAAAGCCTATGGGAATCTAGTGTGTGAGAATTGTACTAACTCCACAGGGACCAACAGCAGCGGGTCCTTCATGTGCAAAAACTGTCACTACGATCTG AGTGAAAACAGCTACAGCCTGTTTCACAGTCACATTGA GCCTCTAGTGTACACCATTTCTGTTCTCCTCCCGGTTTCCTATATCATTGGCCTCATCTTTACTCTGAAAACTCATTCACACATCTATGACATTCACATTGGAGATGGAACGG GTCATCACGGAGCATCAGTGCATTGGTCTCGATGGAGAGCTTTGCTCATTCTCATCGTTGCCACAGTTTTGATGTCCGCCTGTGCTGATCTGACCTCAGAACACATTCAACCAATACTCAGCCACTCATCTATATCTCAG TATTTCATAGGTGTGACTCTTTTAGCCATGCTCCCGGAAATACCAGAAATAGTCAATGGGATCCAGTTTGCTCTGCAGAATAAAATCAGTTTGAG TTTAGAAGTCGGAAGCTGCATTGCTGTGCAGGTGTGCATGATTCAGATCCCCATCCTGATTTTATTCAACTTCATTTAC GATGTTGGGTTTGTACTCATCTTCAGTGACCTGCATTTGTGGGCCAGTATCTTTAGCGTCATCCTcgtgaattttatttttatggacGGAAAGTCGGATTACTTTCAAG GTTCTGCTCTGGTGGTGGTGTATCTCATTCTTCTTGCAATGTATTTTTTCGCCCCATCTCCTGCTGGCTGTTGA
- the LOC127638421 gene encoding uncharacterized protein LOC127638421 isoform X3: MTSNIETRRRNLCGDSEKQDNSEDHDDFGGHLPGSSGERVCVAHIHTEASDGHSPCLQQTSSTFTPKWPQQTRSLSDEIFHENPCKTTISAENEVEAQKLANNYKFGFRKWKSHVTERPLEVRSDIVKELYSELNAIKPHSGSLFTCGNVLYVFLFGWWISLVYVLVGVLMFLTVIGIPYGKLCWHLSCYFLWPFGKSIEKAEEDGKPSSPLLLPTPVEETIEEPTESQQDDRYWCRLSTYVWLLVGYPLLALTHSVVCLLSWLLVFTIPVAKMSSKTLHSILLMPPERIQISAASVAKEQECQVILCCYHAVNLYYYKYTVDGINVFAVNLLPLVIVSLVIGYVDKTNQFASSEVKFATAVSSIIPLSYYIGMGIASISAQSNFAVGAVVNATFGSITELSFYITALLRGHHQGNKCLHEIVKAALTGTLLGCILFIPGICMIIGGLRYTEQRFNSRSAGVSSSLLFISIGGVFAPTLFSKAYGNLVCENCTNSTGTNSSGSFMCKNCHYDLSENSYSLFHSHIEPLVYTISVLLPVSYIIGLIFTLKTHSHIYDIHIGDGTAGHHGASVHWSRWRALLILIVATVLMSACADLTSEHIQPILSHSSISQYFIGVTLLAMLPEIPEIVNGIQFALQNKISLSLEVGSCIAVQVCMIQIPILILFNFIYDVGFVLIFSDLHLWASIFSVILVNFIFMDGKSDYFQGSALVVVYLILLAMYFFAPSPAGC; this comes from the exons ATAATTCAGAGGATCATGATGATTTTGGAGGTCACCTCCCGGGCTCATCCGGTGAAAGGGTTTGCGTTGCTCACATTCACACTGAAGCTAGTGATGGGCACTCTCCCTGTTTACAACAAACAAGCAGCACCTTCACACCTAAATGGCCACAGCAAA CACGCAGCCTTAGTGATGAAATATTTCACGAGAACCCGTGCAAGACCACTATAAGTGCTGAAAATGAAGTAGAGGCCCAAAAACTCGCAAATAATTATAAG TTTGGATTCAGGAAATGGAAAAGCCATGTGACAGAGCGGCCGTTAGAGGTCAGATCAGACATTGTGAAGGAACTATACTCTGAGCTAAATGCTATTAAACCACACTCAG GTTCTTTGTTTACTTGTGGCAATGTACTTTACGTTTTTCTGTTTGGCTGGTGGATTTCTCTGGTTTATGTTCTTGTTGGTGTCCTAATGTTCCTTACAGTCATTGGAATCCCCTATG GGAAACTCTGCTGGCATTTGTCCTGCTATTTTCTGTGGCCATTTGGGAAATCAATCGAAAAG GCAGAAGAAGATGGAAAGCCTTCCTCTCCTCTCTTACTGCCCACACCTGTGGAGGAGACGATAGAAGAGCCCACAGAAAGTCAACAGGATGACCGCTACTGG TGTCGTTTAAGCACATATGTTTGGCTCCTGGTGGGTTACCCTCTCCTGGCCCTCACACACTCTGTAGTGTGTCTGCTCTCCTGGCTGCTGGTTTTCACCATCCCTGTGGCCAAGATGAGCAGCAAGACCCTACACAGCATCCTACTCATGCCTCCTGAACGCATTCAGATCAGCGCAGCCTCAGTG gcTAAAGAGCAGGAATGCCAAGTTATTCTTTGCTGCTACCATGCAGTAAACCTCTACTACTATAAATACACAGTAGACGGGATCAATGTTTTTGCTGTCA ATCTCTTACCATTAGTTATTGTGTCATTGGTAATTGGTTATGTGGACAAAACAAACCAGTTTGCCAGCTCTGAAGTCAAGTTTGCCACAGCAGTCAGCTCCATCATCCCGCTGTCATATTACATTGGCATGGGTATTGCAAG TATTTCGGCTCAGAGTAACTTTGCTGTTGGGGCAGTGGTGAACGCCACGTTCGGTTCCATTACGGAGTTGAGCTTTTACATCACAGCCTTGCTCCGAGGTCATCACCAGGGAAATAAGTGTCTGCATGAGATAGTGAAGGCGGCTCTTACCGGAACATTGCTGGGCTGCATCCTATTTATACCA GGGATCTGTATGATAATTGGAGGGCTCAGGTACACAGAGCAGAGGTTTAACAGCCGCTCAGCAGGGGTCAGCTCCTCTCTGCTTTTCATATCAATAGGGG GAGTGTTTGCCCCTACACTCTTCTCTAAAGCCTATGGGAATCTAGTGTGTGAGAATTGTACTAACTCCACAGGGACCAACAGCAGCGGGTCCTTCATGTGCAAAAACTGTCACTACGATCTG AGTGAAAACAGCTACAGCCTGTTTCACAGTCACATTGA GCCTCTAGTGTACACCATTTCTGTTCTCCTCCCGGTTTCCTATATCATTGGCCTCATCTTTACTCTGAAAACTCATTCACACATCTATGACATTCACATTGGAGATGGAACGG CAGGTCATCACGGAGCATCAGTGCATTGGTCTCGATGGAGAGCTTTGCTCATTCTCATCGTTGCCACAGTTTTGATGTCCGCCTGTGCTGATCTGACCTCAGAACACATTCAACCAATACTCAGCCACTCATCTATATCTCAG TATTTCATAGGTGTGACTCTTTTAGCCATGCTCCCGGAAATACCAGAAATAGTCAATGGGATCCAGTTTGCTCTGCAGAATAAAATCAGTTTGAG TTTAGAAGTCGGAAGCTGCATTGCTGTGCAGGTGTGCATGATTCAGATCCCCATCCTGATTTTATTCAACTTCATTTAC GATGTTGGGTTTGTACTCATCTTCAGTGACCTGCATTTGTGGGCCAGTATCTTTAGCGTCATCCTcgtgaattttatttttatggacGGAAAGTCGGATTACTTTCAAG GTTCTGCTCTGGTGGTGGTGTATCTCATTCTTCTTGCAATGTATTTTTTCGCCCCATCTCCTGCTGGCTGTTGA
- the LOC127638421 gene encoding uncharacterized protein LOC127638421 isoform X1, translating to MTSNIETRRRNLCGDSEKQDNSEDHDDFGGHLPGSSGERVCVAHIHTEASDGHSPCLQQTSSTFTPKWPQQTRSLSDEIFHENPCKTTISAENEVEAQKLANNYKFGFRKWKSHVTERPLEVRSDIVKELYSELNAIKPHSGSLFTCGNVLYVFLFGWWISLVYVLVGVLMFLTVIGIPYGKLCWHLSCYFLWPFGKSIEKANISLPTYSVKIFKDNIFLKAEEDGKPSSPLLLPTPVEETIEEPTESQQDDRYWCRLSTYVWLLVGYPLLALTHSVVCLLSWLLVFTIPVAKMSSKTLHSILLMPPERIQISAASVAKEQECQVILCCYHAVNLYYYKYTVDGINVFAVNLLPLVIVSLVIGYVDKTNQFASSEVKFATAVSSIIPLSYYIGMGIASISAQSNFAVGAVVNATFGSITELSFYITALLRGHHQGNKCLHEIVKAALTGTLLGCILFIPGICMIIGGLRYTEQRFNSRSAGVSSSLLFISIGGVFAPTLFSKAYGNLVCENCTNSTGTNSSGSFMCKNCHYDLSENSYSLFHSHIEPLVYTISVLLPVSYIIGLIFTLKTHSHIYDIHIGDGTAGHHGASVHWSRWRALLILIVATVLMSACADLTSEHIQPILSHSSISQYFIGVTLLAMLPEIPEIVNGIQFALQNKISLSLEVGSCIAVQVCMIQIPILILFNFIYDVGFVLIFSDLHLWASIFSVILVNFIFMDGKSDYFQGSALVVVYLILLAMYFFAPSPAGC from the exons ATAATTCAGAGGATCATGATGATTTTGGAGGTCACCTCCCGGGCTCATCCGGTGAAAGGGTTTGCGTTGCTCACATTCACACTGAAGCTAGTGATGGGCACTCTCCCTGTTTACAACAAACAAGCAGCACCTTCACACCTAAATGGCCACAGCAAA CACGCAGCCTTAGTGATGAAATATTTCACGAGAACCCGTGCAAGACCACTATAAGTGCTGAAAATGAAGTAGAGGCCCAAAAACTCGCAAATAATTATAAG TTTGGATTCAGGAAATGGAAAAGCCATGTGACAGAGCGGCCGTTAGAGGTCAGATCAGACATTGTGAAGGAACTATACTCTGAGCTAAATGCTATTAAACCACACTCAG GTTCTTTGTTTACTTGTGGCAATGTACTTTACGTTTTTCTGTTTGGCTGGTGGATTTCTCTGGTTTATGTTCTTGTTGGTGTCCTAATGTTCCTTACAGTCATTGGAATCCCCTATG GGAAACTCTGCTGGCATTTGTCCTGCTATTTTCTGTGGCCATTTGGGAAATCAATCGAAAAG GCTAATATCTCATTGCCAACATACAGTGTGAAGATCTTTAAAGATAATATCTTTCTAAAGGCAGAAGAAGATGGAAAGCCTTCCTCTCCTCTCTTACTGCCCACACCTGTGGAGGAGACGATAGAAGAGCCCACAGAAAGTCAACAGGATGACCGCTACTGG TGTCGTTTAAGCACATATGTTTGGCTCCTGGTGGGTTACCCTCTCCTGGCCCTCACACACTCTGTAGTGTGTCTGCTCTCCTGGCTGCTGGTTTTCACCATCCCTGTGGCCAAGATGAGCAGCAAGACCCTACACAGCATCCTACTCATGCCTCCTGAACGCATTCAGATCAGCGCAGCCTCAGTG gcTAAAGAGCAGGAATGCCAAGTTATTCTTTGCTGCTACCATGCAGTAAACCTCTACTACTATAAATACACAGTAGACGGGATCAATGTTTTTGCTGTCA ATCTCTTACCATTAGTTATTGTGTCATTGGTAATTGGTTATGTGGACAAAACAAACCAGTTTGCCAGCTCTGAAGTCAAGTTTGCCACAGCAGTCAGCTCCATCATCCCGCTGTCATATTACATTGGCATGGGTATTGCAAG TATTTCGGCTCAGAGTAACTTTGCTGTTGGGGCAGTGGTGAACGCCACGTTCGGTTCCATTACGGAGTTGAGCTTTTACATCACAGCCTTGCTCCGAGGTCATCACCAGGGAAATAAGTGTCTGCATGAGATAGTGAAGGCGGCTCTTACCGGAACATTGCTGGGCTGCATCCTATTTATACCA GGGATCTGTATGATAATTGGAGGGCTCAGGTACACAGAGCAGAGGTTTAACAGCCGCTCAGCAGGGGTCAGCTCCTCTCTGCTTTTCATATCAATAGGGG GAGTGTTTGCCCCTACACTCTTCTCTAAAGCCTATGGGAATCTAGTGTGTGAGAATTGTACTAACTCCACAGGGACCAACAGCAGCGGGTCCTTCATGTGCAAAAACTGTCACTACGATCTG AGTGAAAACAGCTACAGCCTGTTTCACAGTCACATTGA GCCTCTAGTGTACACCATTTCTGTTCTCCTCCCGGTTTCCTATATCATTGGCCTCATCTTTACTCTGAAAACTCATTCACACATCTATGACATTCACATTGGAGATGGAACGG CAGGTCATCACGGAGCATCAGTGCATTGGTCTCGATGGAGAGCTTTGCTCATTCTCATCGTTGCCACAGTTTTGATGTCCGCCTGTGCTGATCTGACCTCAGAACACATTCAACCAATACTCAGCCACTCATCTATATCTCAG TATTTCATAGGTGTGACTCTTTTAGCCATGCTCCCGGAAATACCAGAAATAGTCAATGGGATCCAGTTTGCTCTGCAGAATAAAATCAGTTTGAG TTTAGAAGTCGGAAGCTGCATTGCTGTGCAGGTGTGCATGATTCAGATCCCCATCCTGATTTTATTCAACTTCATTTAC GATGTTGGGTTTGTACTCATCTTCAGTGACCTGCATTTGTGGGCCAGTATCTTTAGCGTCATCCTcgtgaattttatttttatggacGGAAAGTCGGATTACTTTCAAG GTTCTGCTCTGGTGGTGGTGTATCTCATTCTTCTTGCAATGTATTTTTTCGCCCCATCTCCTGCTGGCTGTTGA